Sequence from the Maribacter algicola genome:
TACAAGGATTTAAATCGAGGAGTTACTGCTTATAGACAACCCCTTCCTTCATCACGAAAGTAACTTCTTCCAATGTGTCCACATGTTGCAATGGATTTTCATCCACGGCCACAATATCCGCTATAAAACCTTCCTTTATCTGCCCCAAATTATCCATCCCCAAAAGATTGGCATTGGTGATGGTTGCCGATTGCAATGTTTCAAGTATAGGCATCCCAGCCCGGTGCATATACCCAAACTCTTTACCATTTTCCCCATGTGGCGAAACCCCTGAATCCGTTCCAAAGGCAATGGGAACCCCTTTTTTATAAGCTTTGGCAAAGGTTTTCTCTGAATAGGGCCCGATCTCCAACGCCTTCTTGGCGACGACAGGGGGAAAATATCCCGGTATTTTAGCCAAGCGAGCCGCTTCCTGACCCGCTGAAATCGTGGGAACCAAATAGGTATTATATTGAATCATAAGATCCATGGTTTCTTCGGACATCAACGTTCCGTGCTCAATGGTCTTAATTCCCCCTTTTATGGCCCGCTGCATCCCCTCATCACCATGTGCGTGGGCGGCGGTCAACATTCCATAGTCATTGGCCGTATCCGTAATCGCCTTTACTTCCTCTATGGTAAACTGTGGATTTTGTCCATTTTTTGCCACACTTAGTACACCTCCCGTGGCGGTAATCTTGATAACATCAGCTCCATTTTTGTAGCGTTGGCGAACCGCCTTTCTGCCGTCTTCCGGCGAGTTTACAACTCCCTCCTTGGGTCCCGGGTCCCCCATGAGGTCATCCCTGGTACCGTTGGTGGGATCCGCATGGCCACCTGTAGTTGCGATCGATTTACCTGCGGTAAATATTCTTGGCCCTATAATGGTACCTTTATTGATTGCATTTCTGAGGGCAATGTTCACCCCCGAACCTCCCAAATCACGTACCGTGGTAAATCCGGCCATCAAGGTTTTCTTAGCGTAAATCGTAGATTGAAAGGCCACGTCTGCTTCATTTTTGGTAAATCGCTCCAAATATCTGGATGGGCTAGATTCACTTTCAATATGAACGTGCATATCAATAAACCCGGGCAAGATGGTCTTTGATTTTAAATCCACTACCTTATCGGCATTGGTGCCTGAAACAAAGCCGTTTCGGATGCTTTTTATCAATCCGTCGGAAACAACAATAGTCCTTTCTTCAAGTAGCTTGCCAGATGCAACATCCAGAATATATCCACATTGGAGATAGGTGTCCTGGGCACTTAAAAAGGCAGTGCCCAAAAAAAGTAAAATGAATGGCAGGTTTTTCATAGGCAAGAGATTCTACATTAAATAAGTGGAAATATAGCCATATTTCCCCTTATAAACATTCATAACCTATGAAATCATTTTCTGATTTTTTGTTCCCAATCCCAGGCGGATTTCATGGCCTCATCCAATGAATATTTTGATTTCCAACCAAGTACATTATTGGCCTTGGTCGTGTCCGCATAGGCCGAAGTGATATCTCCAGGTCTTCTACCTACTATTTTGTAATTCAGTTTTTCACCAGAAACCCTTTCAAAACTATGAATTACTTCTAGGACCGAACTTCCCTTTCCAGTACCTACATTAAAGACTTCATAATTTTGGCTGTTCTTTGATGCCAATAAGCGCTCCAAAGCCACGACATGGGCCTTTGCCAAATCCACAACATAGATATAGTCCCTAATACAGGTACCATCTTCCGTGGGATAATCATCTCCAAAAACAGCTAGTTCCTTTCTAAGCCCTACTCCGGTTTGCGTTATAAATGGCACTAGGTTCTGTGGCACACCTATTGGCAATTCGCCAATTTCAGAGCTAGGATGGGCGCCCATAGGGTTAAAATATCGAAGTGCAATGGCTTTTAAATGTGGGGTTACCTTGCAGGTATCCCTAATAATTTCCTCCCCAATCTGCTTGGTATTTCCATACGGAGATTCGGCCTCCTTAACCGGAGCATTTTCGGAAATAGGCATTTTATCAGCTTGGCCATAAACGGTACAGGAGGAACTGAAAATGAAATTAGCCTTGTTCTTTTTACTTAGCTCCTTTAATATATAAATAAGAGCGCCAATATTATTCTCATAATACAGCAAAGGCTTCTCCACGCTTTCCCCTACAGCCTTGGAAGCCGCAAAGTGTATAACACCTTCTATATCCTGATTTCTTTGAAAAAAGTCTTCAACCTTGTCCCTGTCCTTTAAATCCAACTTCTCAAAAATTGGTTTTATTCCGGTTATTTTTTCTATACCATCAAGTACCTTTTCATCGGCATTGGAACAATCGTCTATGATTATAACCTCAAATCCTTTGTCTTGCAGTTCTACTACCGTATGGGAACCTATAAAACCAAGTCCACCGGTTACTAATATTTTCATTTCGATTATTTTAAATACCCTCTAAATGTAAGCACCAATTAACCTATCCATTAATATACTCGATGACCTTATTGGTAATAAAGGCGATTTGTTCATCATCTAGTTCTGTATGCATGGGAAGGGAAATAACTTCGTTCACTAATTGGTTGGTTACCATAAAATCGGCTTCCTTATATCGTTCATCCAAATAGGCTTTTTGTCGATGTAAAGGAATGGGGTAATAGATTCCGCATGGAATATCGTTTTCCGCCAAAAACCTGACCAGACCATCTCGCTTACCACTGGTAATTCGTAAAGTATACTGATGGAATACATGACAATCACAGGTATCACAAATACCCTCACAAGAATTGACAGTTTTTGGGAGTATAATGTCTTTCTGATTTTTTAAGGCCGCATTGTATTTCTTGGCCGCCGCCCTACGGGCATCACAATATCCGTTCAATTTTGGGAGTTTTGCCCTTAAAACTGCCGCCTGAATGGAATCCAACCTAGAATTTACACCGATTACATCGTGGTGGTATCTTTCGTACATCCCATGGTTTACAATGCCCCTAAGGGTATGGGCTAAATCGTCATCATTGGTAAAAATGGCACCTCCGTCCCCATAGCAGCCCAAATTTTTTGATGGAAAAAAGGAAGTAGCTCCCACGTGCCCTATGGTACCCGCCATTTTTTTGGTTCCATTTGCCGATAAATATTTTGCGCCAATCGCTTGGGCATTGTCTTCAATTACATACAGATTATGCTTATGGGCCAAAGCCATAATAGCATCCATATTGGCACATTGGCCAAAAAGATGAACAGGGACTATAGCTTTTGTTTTTGAGGTAATTGCCTTCTCAACGGCATCAATATCAATATTGAAGGTCTCCTTATCCACATCTACCAAAACGGGCGTAAGTTGCAATAAGGCTATCACCTCCACTGTGGCCGCGAACGTAAAATCAGCCGTAATTACTTCATCCCCTGGTTTCAAATCAAGCCCCATCATGGCAATTTGTAAGGCATCGGTACCATTCGCACATGGGATTACATGTTTTACGCCAAGATATGTCTCCAACTCCTTTTGAAAGGCATGTACTTCAGGCCCATTTATAAAAGACGTGGATTCCAATATTTGGAAAATTGACGCATTGACTTGTTCCTTTATTTCCTGATACTGACCGCCAAGGTCAACCATCTGTATTTTTTTCATTTTACGGTATTAGATGCACTAGGGCAAAAATACGAAACGTCCCATAATGATTTTCTTGAAAGAACCGTAATTTAGTCGCAAACAAATAAATTTGCGCTACATCTATTCCTTTGCTGTTTCTATAACATGGCAAATCCTAAAAATTATAGGGTTTGCCAATCCCAAGATTTCAAAATTTGTCAAAGGACGAAATATGGTCCTTGAAACCTTAAGAAATCATATTTCCAAAAGCGATCGGGTTATTTGGATTCATGCCGCATCCTTGGGAGAATATGAACAAGGATTGCCCATTTTGGAGCAGTTGAAATTAGCGTACCCCAACCATAAAGTCTTGCTGACCTTTTTTTCACCTTCCGGATATGAGGTTAAAAAGAATTCCTCGCCTGCCGATATCACCACATACTTGCCTTTTGACATTCCTGGGAAAGTAAACTCCTTTTTGAATGCCGTTAGACCCGATATGGCGATTTTTATCAAATACGAGATTTGGCCCAACTATCTTTTTGAATTGCATAAAAGGGCCATCCCTTCCATCCTGATTTCGGCTAGGTTCAGTCCCGACAAAATCTATTTTAAAAATTATGGAGGTTTTATGAGAGAGGCTCTTCGCAGCTTTTCACACCTATACGTGCAGGATAAACCATCCAAGGAACTACTTGACAAAATTGGAATAAAAAATGTAAGTATCGCCGGGGATACACGTCTTGATAGAGTTGCGGAAATTCTAAAAAGAGACAACACCCTAGACGTAATCAGCTCTTTTTGTAAAGGGAAAAAGTGCCTTGTAGCAGGAAGCACCTGGCCAGAGGACGAGCGGATACTCACCAACTATATTAATCATGCACCCAATGACCAAAAGTTCATCATTGCCCCCCATACCATAAAGGAAAGCCATATTCAAAGTCTTTGCCAGTCCATTGACAAAAAGACCGTTCTATATTCTAAAATTTCACTGGTACTTGAAAATGATGTTCAGGTTATAATCGTTGACACTATTGGGCTATTGACCAAAATATACAGTTATGCGTCCATAGCGTATGTGGGTGGCGGATTTGCCACAGGCCTTCATAACACTCTGGAACCTGCTGTTTTTGGAATTCCCGTTGTAGTAGGCCCAAAATATCAAGGTTTTCTTGAAGCAGAACAACTGGTCCAATTGGGAGGTATACTTCCAATACAAGATAAAGAGGAGTTTAATAATAGTATCAATCGATTATTTAAAGACCCCCAAGAACGTAAGAGCATCGGAGAAATCAATTCACAATATATCTTAAATAATAAAGGGGCAAGCGTCCATATCATGGCAGGGATACGTACATTATTAAAGTAATCAATGCCTAAAACAGATGAGAAACCCAAAAATCATCTACTCTTTGCTACTAGCCATCACCCTTTCTTCTTGTTGGGATTCATTTGTAAATACCAGGGAAAACAAAAATCAAGAAACCCAGAAGAAAATAGACTCCATCAAAATGAATCCTGACTCATTGAGACGTCCCCTTAAAAAACAAAATAGGCCCAAGGGAAACAAAGCTTTGGACACTTTAAAACCCGGAATAGCAATGGTATTCTTTCCTGTAAAGGAAATAAACAAAAGTTAGCTGCACGTAAAGTTTCAGTTTTTAACAGAGGATTTTTCTCTCTTGGTCGAATTAACCGCCTGTTTTTCAGAATCTTTATCTCAAAATCGGTATATTGTATTAAAGTTCCCCTGAGCTAGACCTGGAGGAATTGAAAACAAACGTTAATTTTTACTGCTACCAAGGGTTGATGTATATCAATCCCAGTTATCGAGTAAACAACACTATTAGGATTATGGAACAGGAACTTTCTTTTGGAGTGAAAC
This genomic interval carries:
- a CDS encoding metal-dependent hydrolase family protein; the encoded protein is MKNLPFILLFLGTAFLSAQDTYLQCGYILDVASGKLLEERTIVVSDGLIKSIRNGFVSGTNADKVVDLKSKTILPGFIDMHVHIESESSPSRYLERFTKNEADVAFQSTIYAKKTLMAGFTTVRDLGGSGVNIALRNAINKGTIIGPRIFTAGKSIATTGGHADPTNGTRDDLMGDPGPKEGVVNSPEDGRKAVRQRYKNGADVIKITATGGVLSVAKNGQNPQFTIEEVKAITDTANDYGMLTAAHAHGDEGMQRAIKGGIKTIEHGTLMSEETMDLMIQYNTYLVPTISAGQEAARLAKIPGYFPPVVAKKALEIGPYSEKTFAKAYKKGVPIAFGTDSGVSPHGENGKEFGYMHRAGMPILETLQSATITNANLLGMDNLGQIKEGFIADIVAVDENPLQHVDTLEEVTFVMKEGVVYKQ
- the galE gene encoding UDP-glucose 4-epimerase GalE — its product is MKILVTGGLGFIGSHTVVELQDKGFEVIIIDDCSNADEKVLDGIEKITGIKPIFEKLDLKDRDKVEDFFQRNQDIEGVIHFAASKAVGESVEKPLLYYENNIGALIYILKELSKKNKANFIFSSSCTVYGQADKMPISENAPVKEAESPYGNTKQIGEEIIRDTCKVTPHLKAIALRYFNPMGAHPSSEIGELPIGVPQNLVPFITQTGVGLRKELAVFGDDYPTEDGTCIRDYIYVVDLAKAHVVALERLLASKNSQNYEVFNVGTGKGSSVLEVIHSFERVSGEKLNYKIVGRRPGDITSAYADTTKANNVLGWKSKYSLDEAMKSAWDWEQKIRK
- a CDS encoding DegT/DnrJ/EryC1/StrS family aminotransferase, which gives rise to MKKIQMVDLGGQYQEIKEQVNASIFQILESTSFINGPEVHAFQKELETYLGVKHVIPCANGTDALQIAMMGLDLKPGDEVITADFTFAATVEVIALLQLTPVLVDVDKETFNIDIDAVEKAITSKTKAIVPVHLFGQCANMDAIMALAHKHNLYVIEDNAQAIGAKYLSANGTKKMAGTIGHVGATSFFPSKNLGCYGDGGAIFTNDDDLAHTLRGIVNHGMYERYHHDVIGVNSRLDSIQAAVLRAKLPKLNGYCDARRAAAKKYNAALKNQKDIILPKTVNSCEGICDTCDCHVFHQYTLRITSGKRDGLVRFLAENDIPCGIYYPIPLHRQKAYLDERYKEADFMVTNQLVNEVISLPMHTELDDEQIAFITNKVIEYING
- a CDS encoding 3-deoxy-D-manno-octulosonic acid transferase, translated to MRYIYSFAVSITWQILKIIGFANPKISKFVKGRNMVLETLRNHISKSDRVIWIHAASLGEYEQGLPILEQLKLAYPNHKVLLTFFSPSGYEVKKNSSPADITTYLPFDIPGKVNSFLNAVRPDMAIFIKYEIWPNYLFELHKRAIPSILISARFSPDKIYFKNYGGFMREALRSFSHLYVQDKPSKELLDKIGIKNVSIAGDTRLDRVAEILKRDNTLDVISSFCKGKKCLVAGSTWPEDERILTNYINHAPNDQKFIIAPHTIKESHIQSLCQSIDKKTVLYSKISLVLENDVQVIIVDTIGLLTKIYSYASIAYVGGGFATGLHNTLEPAVFGIPVVVGPKYQGFLEAEQLVQLGGILPIQDKEEFNNSINRLFKDPQERKSIGEINSQYILNNKGASVHIMAGIRTLLK